The DNA window CACCCGTGGTGAATTCCATCGGCCGGACAGCATGGATCCTCGGATCCGGGCCGAGGTCGAGCAGGCATGCGCACTCGGCGATACCTCGATCCACAGCACCGGCAGCAGCCCTGGCTTCATCACCGAGGCCGTTCCGTTGGTGCTGTCCTCGATTCAGCGGCACCTGGAATCCCTCACCATCGACGAGTACGCGGATCTGTCACAACGCGATTCGCCGGGCATCCTGTTCGATGTCATGGGTTTCGGACATCCGCCCACCGAGTTCGACGAACACCGGCTCGCCCACCTGCAGGGAAATTTCGGCCCGTCGCTGCAACTGCTCGCGGATGCGCTCGGACTGCCACTGGACTCGGTGGAAGTCGATGGCGAGTTCGCCACCGCCCGCCAGAGGACGCACATCGCCGCGGGCACTCTCGACGCAGGTTCCGTTGCGGCACAGCGAATCACCGTCTCCGGGATGCGAAATGGGCGGGCGCTGCTGCGTTTCCGGGCCAACTGGTATTGCACAACGGACCTGGATCCGGCCTGGACGGTCCGCGATACCGGCTGGCATGTGTCGGTCGAGGGCGATGCGCCGCTCGACATCGACATGCGATTCTCGATACCGCTGGAGCGCATGAGCGAGGTTTCCCCCGGCTACACCGCCCATCGCGCCGTCAACGCCGTGCCCTACGTCTGCGCGGCGCTCAGCGGGATCCGAACAACGCTCGACCTGCCACAGATCATTCCGGTACTGAGCTGAGCAGCATCGTTGCCGCCGATCCGACAAGCGACTCAGATCTGTCGGATCGGCCCCACGGCGGCAGGAACTCAGTCGCCCGCCGGGCGCACGGTAACCGGTTCGGCCGGCCCTTGCTCGTCACAGATCCGCTGCAGCTTGTCGAGAGTCTCGTCCAGTCCCGCACCGAGTCCGGGACCGGGCGTGAAGTGCGCCGGAAGGTGCCGCATGCCCTGGATGACGCCGATCGTTTCGTAGTGCACGGCCCCCTCTGGGTCGCAGCGGTAATCCGGCATCCGGTCGAGTACCGCAACGAGCATCCGCTTGAAGACCGTGCGCGCGACATTGGAGCCGATACAGCGATGGATGCCGATACCGAAACTGAAGTGCCGGTTGCCCTTTCGATCCAGGATGACGTCGTTGGGCTGTGCGAACGCCTCGGGATCCCGATTCGCCATCGCCCAGGACAACCACAGACGTTCGCCCTCCCGGAATTGTGTGCCGGCGATCTCGCAATCCTCGGCGAAGGTGCGGCCGTCACCGGGCGCGGGCGTGAAGAACCGCAGGAACTCCTCCGTCGCGGAATCCAGCAGCGTCTCCCGCTCATCGCTGAGTATCGCCCGGTCCCGCGGATTTTCCGACAGCCATTCGAGGGCATGCGCGGTGAGTGCGGTCGTCGTGTCGAAACCGCCGCCGATCAGCAGCGACAGCATGCCGAGTAGCTCGACGTCGGGCGCCGCCGCACCGTCGATCCGAGCCCGGACCAGCGCATCGATCAGACCCGGACGTGGTTTTTCCCGAATCTCCACGAGATTGGCGAGCAGATCCTGCCCCATCGCCTTGCGCAGTTCCACGACTCGCGGGTGATCGGGCGAGTCCTGTGGTGTGTACACCGAGGCGTGCGCCGGCTCGTTGTAGATCGCCCACTTGTGCAACGGAATACCCAGCATCGCCAGGGTGAGCACAGCCGGAACGATATTGGCGAGGTCATCGACGAAGTCGATGACCCCTTGCTCGATCCGCTCGTCGAGACAGGCGCGCACTATTTCGTCGATGAACGGGATCCACCGTTTGACGGCGGCCGGTGACAGGTACGGATTGAGCACCTGCCGATACAGGCGGTGTTCTGGTTCATCCATTTCGAGGATGCCGCTGCGCATGCTCTCCTCGGGGGGCGGTGGCGGAATGGTGATGCCCCGATACCCGCGCCGCTCACCGTTCGGGTCGTGGTCGTTCGACACATGTGGACAGCGCGCCAGTGCGAATACCTCGTTGTTGCCCGCGGCGACCCAGTGCCCGTCGTAGGTGTCGGACCAGGCGACTGGGCATTGCCGCTGCATGTCCTGGGTGATCGATTCGAACTGGTGGCGATAGTCGGGCCGGTGCCGGTCGAATCGGTAGCGGCGGCTCCTGCGCTCGTCGGGTGCGGCGGAGTTCTCGACGTTCATAGCGTTATCCCTACTTCAGCGATGAAATCATCTGAACGTTCTGGCCGTGGCCAGTGTCGTGAGCCGGTTGTCGTTGCCGGAGTCGCGCAACTCCACCCGCCCGACACCGTCGCGCAGGCGCGCGGTGGCGACCACGGGTCCCACCCGGGCCGCCTGCAGATAGCGCAGGCCGAGAAAGCACAGGCTCTCGCCCGGCGCGAGCGACAGCACGGCCTCCTCCGCGGCGAGAGCGATGAGGCCGCCGTTGAAGGTGTTGGAGGCGTTCAGACCGTCCTCGGATCGGGGCAGCACCGCGACGCCCGGACTGCGCCGTTCGCATCCGGCCCGTTCGGCCAGCGGTTTGGTGAGCCGCAGCCCGGTCGCGGGCATATCGATGCTCAGCTGATGCGGCAGTCGCACATCGGGATTGGGCGCCACCATGAAGGAGGCCGCCGCCACCGCGACCGGCTCGTCATCGACGGTAAACTCCATCTCCGCGACGAATACCGAACGGCCCACCTTCACGGTCCGGCCGAATGCCCGCACCTCGCCCACACCGGGAGCGGGTCGATACAGGTTGACGTCGAGCTCGAGGGTCACCGGGACGCGCGGCCCCATGACCTGCGAGGCCAGCAGACCCGCCAGCGTGTCGGCCCAGGTGGCCAGAATGGAGGTCCGCAGGTGGGCGGTGCCGGGAACGTGCATCTCCGGCGTGATCACGGCGCAGGCGTGCAGCTCGTCGCCGATCTTCCTGGTCGTCAATCCCAGCTCGAGCAGGATGTGCCGACGTTCCTCCGGCTTGTTCTCGACCTGCACCGCGGCATCTCCTCTGCTCGGCGGAACTCGGGCGAGGGCCCGGACGGCCTCGACCCCCGCCAACCGAGATTATCATTCTCGCATTTAGCGATTGTAATTCTCGTCGACGAGGTGCGCCGGATAACCGATCTCGGTCAGCAATGTTTCGCTCGCGGCCCACAGGCGGGCGGCGGCCGCATCGTCCTGTGCGGCGGGGGCGGGCGCCTCTTCAGCCTTCCGATGGAAGTAGCGCCCACCGTCGCGGCCGCCTTCGGCTTCAGTGGCCAGCCAGACCAGCGTTTCGGCCGGTTCGTCCGGCGAAACGGTATCCGCGGCGGCCATATGCGCCCGCATCGCCGCATTGCCGTGTGACGCGAAATTGCTGGCCACTACACCTGGATGCATGACCTGGGCGACTATCCCGTCCCGACCCGCACGGCGCGCCAACTCGCGAGTGAACAGGATATTGGCGAGCTTCGCCTGGCCGTAGGCGACGACGGAATCGAAATCGCGCAGGCTCTGCAGATCGTCCCAGTCGAATCCGCGGCTGATGCGATGGGCGCTGGAGGACACCGCGATCACCCGAGCGGATCCGGTCGAACTCGCCGCGAGCAGCGGCGTCAGCTCCCGCGTCAGCAGAAAGGGGGCGAGATGGTTGGCGGCGAAGGTCGCCTCCGTCCCTTCGGCGGTGACGATCCGCCGATCCCGCACGCCACCGGCGTTGTTGATGAGGACATCGATATGAGCGGTGCGGGTCCCGATCTCCGCGACGACCCGCTCGACCTCCGACATCAGCGTGAAGTCACCACGCACCATCGTGAAGCCGCCACCATCGCGCACCGCTGCCGCGATCCGCGTCGCCGCCTGGGCACTGCGTTCCGGATCGCGGCCGACGCCGATTACCCGCCAGCCGAGTTCCACCAGCTTGCGCGCGGTCGACTCGCCGATTCCGGCACTGGCTCCCGTGACGACCGCGACCGGCCGTTTCGCATCGAATCGCAAGACATTCTCTCCTCGTCGTTCAGCGTGGCCGCAGGCCATCGAGCAGCAGGTGCACGGTGAAGTGCACCTTCTGGTCCAGCTCAGCCGCCGTGGGCGTGCTGCCGCTCACTATCGCGCGCACCGTGCCGCCCACCACCATGCTCATGAAGGCCGAGGCGGCGAGGTCGACATCGGTCGGCGCGATCGCCTCTGCTGCGATCGCCCGATCGAGCAGGCCCGCGACGAATTCGATCACCGGTTTTGCGCTCTGCTCGTAGTTGGCGGTGAATATTGTTGGGAAGCGGTAGCTTTCGGTATTGATGATGCGCTGCAGACGCAGGCCGTTGGGCGTCATCACCTGGCCGATGCGCAGCCGCGCGATCGCTTCCAGCGTTTCGGCCAACTCGCCCCGGTCCAACTCTTCGAGCACGTGCCGGGGCACGATCTGCCGCTCGATGGCGCGCTGCACCGCGGCCAGAAACAGCGAGGACTTGTCTGCATAGCGCGCATAGACCGTGCGCTTGGTCATGCCGACGCGGTTGGCGATCATCTCGATAGTCGCCACCTCGAAGCCGTGCGCCAGGAACAGGTCGAGCGCGGTATCGAGCAGTTCACTGTGCCGCGCTTCGGCCTGCTCACGGGTGGGCCGCCCGGCCCCGCGGCGGGTAGATGCGATCGCGTCCGTCAAGTCGGCCTCCACCAAAATTCCCTCTTGCCTGGCACCGGAACCTTCAATCATTATGATGATGACAAATTAATGAAACGCATCAGTTGCTATTTTAGCAGCAGCATATCGATGGGACGCCCCGTGAACTCAGCCACCGCACAACTGACCAGGCTGGTCGACGCCGAGGACCGCTTCCGCCACTCCCCCGCCGAACTGCGCGAAACGCAGGTGGCGGCACTGAACGAGCGGTTCCACGAGCGCAAGGACCGCATCAAGCTCTTGGGCCATCGCGCACGCGAGGCCGGCATCACCGAGGTCCGCGATCGCGCGGATATGGTGCCGCTGCTGTTCCCGCACACCGCCTACAAGAGCTATCCCGAGAGCTTTCTGACCGAGCGGCGCTGGGACCGGCTCGGCAAATGGCTGGGCACCATCTCGCCCTATCCGATCAGCCCGATCGAGACATCGGACATCGCCGATATCGACGATTGGATCGCACGGCTACAAGCCGAGGGGCACTACGTTTCCTGCTCCAGCGGGACCACCGGCAAGTCGGCGATGTTGCTCGCCTCGTCGCAGGATATGGACTGGTCGCGCAAGGACACGGTCAATGTCTTCTCCTGGGGTTCGGGCGTGCGACCCACCCGGGACCGGCGAATGTTGGGGCTCGCGCCGATCGCCGCCGTTCCGAAGAACATGATCATCGCGCAAGCGCAGCTGGCGGCATTCGGCGATCCGGCCAAAGAGCGCTTCCGCCTGCCGATCCCGCCGATCACGGTCGGCTCACTGACCAAGATGGTCGTGCTGCGCAAGAAGATCGCCGAGGGCACCGCACGGCCGGAGGAATTGGCCGATTTCGAGCGAACCTCCGCCGAGCGGCAGGAAACCCTCGACAAGGCGATGATCGCGGGCGCCGAGGAGCTCATCCGATACCGCGGCGAGAAGCTCTACATCTCGGGCCTGTGGAACGCGCTGTACCAAGTCGCCAGGATCGTGCGCGATATGGGCTATTCCGCGAAGGACTTCCATCCCGACAACTGCATCTATGTCGGCGGTGGGCTCAAGCGTGCCCAGTTGCCCCCGGATTACCAGGACTTCGTGCACCAGACGTTCAATATCCCGGCCAACCGGGACTTCCAGAACTACTCCATGCAGGAGCTGAATTCCGGTATGCCCAAATGTCAAGGGGGCGATCGCTATCACGTGCCGCCCTGGATCGTGCCCTTCATCCTCGACGAGGCGGGCGAGACCCTGCTGCCCCAGGAAACCGGCGAGATCGAGGGCCGCGCGGCGTTTTTCGATCTCTCGCTCGATGGGCGCTGGGGCGGTGTCATCACCGGCGACAAGATCTCGCTCGATTTCAGTCCCTGCGCCTGTGGCGGCGCGGGGGCTTCGGTACGCAACAACATCGTCCGCTACGCCGATCTGGCGGGCGATGACAAGATCGGTTGCGCCGGCACAGTCGACGCGTACGTGCGGGGTCTGTCATGACCATGACCGAACCCGTCGTTTCCGCACCGTTCTTCCTGCGCGGCGAATTGGTGCAAGACCAGTCCGTCACGCACCGCTCGCGCGATCTGGGCGTCACCTTCGCAACGCCGCCGATCGACCTGGACCGCGCGGTGCATCCCCGCGCCGACGTGCCGCCGCTGCTCAACGTTGCGCTCGCGGAGATCATCGATTTCCTCGTCGAGACCGGCGAGCGGATCCGCGATCCGAAGAACGCCGTAGTGCAAGAATGCATCGAGCGCATGGCCGCAACCCATGTACTGCCGCGTGCGGTGCTGGCGGCGCAGGTCGAGGGCGCGGCCGCCTATCTCGACAAACGGCTGCTGTGGACCGTGGTCGAGCAGAACTTCCCGGATCCGCGGGCGCTGGACGAATGGGTGCCCAAGCAGGATTTCACCGGCCGCAAGAGCTTCGTGCGCGCATTCGCGCCGCGACTGGTCCACGTACTGCCCGGCAACTCCCCGGGTGTCGCGGTGAAGTCCATCGCCCAGGGCGCGCTGGTGAAGGCGGTCAATCTGTTCAAGATGTCGTCGAGCGATCCCTTCACCACGGTCGCGATCCTGCGGACCATGGCCGATATCGACCCCGACCATGCCATCGTGCGGTCGATGTCGGCGGTCTACTGGCGCGGCGGCGACGATGCCGTCGAGCGGGTGCTGTATCGGCCGCAGTATTTCGACAAGATCGTCGCGTGGGGCGGCGGCGACGCGATCGACAATGTCGTCAAATACCTCGGTCCCGGTTTCCAACTGGTGTCGTTCGACCCCAAGACCTCGATCTCGATGGTCGGCCGCGAAGCGTTCACCACCGGCGAGACACTCGACATCGCCGCCGACCGTGCCGCCGACGATGTCATGGTGCTCAATCAAGAAGCCTGTGTCGCAAGCCGTTTCATCTATGTCGAGGCCGATCACGAGAACGCGGACCGCTTCTGCGAGCGGCTGCACGCGCGGATCGTCGCGAAGGCGGCCGCCTCGGGCGACACCCGGCCGTTCGATCTCGATCTGCGTGAGCAGATCGACATGCTGCGGATGCTCGACGACGAGTTCCGGATCTGGGGCAAGACCGACGGAAAGGGGCTGGTAATCCGATCCGACGAACCGGTGGACTTCCACCCGATCAACAAGACCGCCAACGTCGTTCGGGTGGACGCACTCGACGACGCGGTGCAGTTCGTCGATGTGGCGACACAGACGGTCGGCTTCTATCCCGCCGAGCGGATGCCCGACTATCGTGACCGGCTCGCCAGCGGCGGCGCCCAGCGCATCGTCCGGCTGGGCGAGGCGGGGCCGAGCACGATCGGCAACCCACACGACGCCATGTACCCGCTGCATCGCTTCGTGCACTGGATGGCACACGAAGACGGGGTCGCGCCGCAATAGTCGCCTCCCGCAGCGTGCGACACCTCAGCCGGCGTCGCGGGCCGGGGCCTCGGCCTCGGCCACCGCGGCGGGACGCAGCAGGAGATCCGCCGCGGTGTACGGATCATGGTGGCCGGCCGCCACCGCGGCGGCGAGGTCGTCCAGGTCGGGGTGGGTACGCAGGCGGGTCTGCGCCAGAGACAGGATCTGCGCTCGCGCGCGGGCGGCCCGGCGAGCGGAGGTGTCGGCGCGGTGGTGCGCTTCGATCGCCTCGATCAGTTCGGCCACGCCGGTACCGCGCGCCGCCACCAGGGACAGGATCGCCAGCCCGGTTTCGATATGCAATTCGCGCACCGTTCGCTCGGCGCCGTCCCGATCGGCCTTGTTGACGACCAGAATGTCAGCGACCTCGAGCAAACCGGCCTTGGCGGCCTGAATCGCATCTCCCGCACCGGGATTCAGGATGACGACGGTGGGATCGGCGACCGCCGCGATCTCGATCTC is part of the Nocardia sp. NBC_00565 genome and encodes:
- the meaB gene encoding methylmalonyl Co-A mutase-associated GTPase MeaB — its product is MNIPELIAAAQHGSARAAGRLLSLVESPRREEVLATLEWAPVRVVGVTGPPGAGKSTTIAALVGGYRARGLRVAVLAVDPSSPYSGGALLGDRIRMAAHIDDPDVLIRSVATRGHLGGLAAAVPAAIRLLAVLGYDLIMLETVGVGQSEIEIAAVADPTVVILNPGAGDAIQAAKAGLLEVADILVVNKADRDGAERTVRELHIETGLAILSLVAARGTGVAELIEAIEAHHRADTSARRAARARAQILSLAQTRLRTHPDLDDLAAAVAAGHHDPYTAADLLLRPAAVAEAEAPARDAG
- a CDS encoding cytochrome P450, with protein sequence MNVENSAAPDERRSRRYRFDRHRPDYRHQFESITQDMQRQCPVAWSDTYDGHWVAAGNNEVFALARCPHVSNDHDPNGERRGYRGITIPPPPPEESMRSGILEMDEPEHRLYRQVLNPYLSPAAVKRWIPFIDEIVRACLDERIEQGVIDFVDDLANIVPAVLTLAMLGIPLHKWAIYNEPAHASVYTPQDSPDHPRVVELRKAMGQDLLANLVEIREKPRPGLIDALVRARIDGAAAPDVELLGMLSLLIGGGFDTTTALTAHALEWLSENPRDRAILSDERETLLDSATEEFLRFFTPAPGDGRTFAEDCEIAGTQFREGERLWLSWAMANRDPEAFAQPNDVILDRKGNRHFSFGIGIHRCIGSNVARTVFKRMLVAVLDRMPDYRCDPEGAVHYETIGVIQGMRHLPAHFTPGPGLGAGLDETLDKLQRICDEQGPAEPVTVRPAGD
- a CDS encoding acyl-CoA reductase, with product MTMTEPVVSAPFFLRGELVQDQSVTHRSRDLGVTFATPPIDLDRAVHPRADVPPLLNVALAEIIDFLVETGERIRDPKNAVVQECIERMAATHVLPRAVLAAQVEGAAAYLDKRLLWTVVEQNFPDPRALDEWVPKQDFTGRKSFVRAFAPRLVHVLPGNSPGVAVKSIAQGALVKAVNLFKMSSSDPFTTVAILRTMADIDPDHAIVRSMSAVYWRGGDDAVERVLYRPQYFDKIVAWGGGDAIDNVVKYLGPGFQLVSFDPKTSISMVGREAFTTGETLDIAADRAADDVMVLNQEACVASRFIYVEADHENADRFCERLHARIVAKAAASGDTRPFDLDLREQIDMLRMLDDEFRIWGKTDGKGLVIRSDEPVDFHPINKTANVVRVDALDDAVQFVDVATQTVGFYPAERMPDYRDRLASGGAQRIVRLGEAGPSTIGNPHDAMYPLHRFVHWMAHEDGVAPQ
- a CDS encoding PaaI family thioesterase — translated: MQVENKPEERRHILLELGLTTRKIGDELHACAVITPEMHVPGTAHLRTSILATWADTLAGLLASQVMGPRVPVTLELDVNLYRPAPGVGEVRAFGRTVKVGRSVFVAEMEFTVDDEPVAVAAASFMVAPNPDVRLPHQLSIDMPATGLRLTKPLAERAGCERRSPGVAVLPRSEDGLNASNTFNGGLIALAAEEAVLSLAPGESLCFLGLRYLQAARVGPVVATARLRDGVGRVELRDSGNDNRLTTLATARTFR
- a CDS encoding TetR/AcrR family transcriptional regulator, yielding MTDAIASTRRGAGRPTREQAEARHSELLDTALDLFLAHGFEVATIEMIANRVGMTKRTVYARYADKSSLFLAAVQRAIERQIVPRHVLEELDRGELAETLEAIARLRIGQVMTPNGLRLQRIINTESYRFPTIFTANYEQSAKPVIEFVAGLLDRAIAAEAIAPTDVDLAASAFMSMVVGGTVRAIVSGSTPTAAELDQKVHFTVHLLLDGLRPR
- a CDS encoding NAD(P)H-dependent amine dehydrogenase family protein, yielding MVLESTNPSAGKYSVVQWATGNIGTRALRAIIEHPNLTLAGVYVHGPDKVGRDAGELCGLDPTGVRATNDIESIIDLDADCVLYMPRELDVDEVCRLLTAGTNVVTTRGEFHRPDSMDPRIRAEVEQACALGDTSIHSTGSSPGFITEAVPLVLSSIQRHLESLTIDEYADLSQRDSPGILFDVMGFGHPPTEFDEHRLAHLQGNFGPSLQLLADALGLPLDSVEVDGEFATARQRTHIAAGTLDAGSVAAQRITVSGMRNGRALLRFRANWYCTTDLDPAWTVRDTGWHVSVEGDAPLDIDMRFSIPLERMSEVSPGYTAHRAVNAVPYVCAALSGIRTTLDLPQIIPVLS
- a CDS encoding SDR family NAD(P)-dependent oxidoreductase, with translation MRFDAKRPVAVVTGASAGIGESTARKLVELGWRVIGVGRDPERSAQAATRIAAAVRDGGGFTMVRGDFTLMSEVERVVAEIGTRTAHIDVLINNAGGVRDRRIVTAEGTEATFAANHLAPFLLTRELTPLLAASSTGSARVIAVSSSAHRISRGFDWDDLQSLRDFDSVVAYGQAKLANILFTRELARRAGRDGIVAQVMHPGVVASNFASHGNAAMRAHMAAADTVSPDEPAETLVWLATEAEGGRDGGRYFHRKAEEAPAPAAQDDAAAARLWAASETLLTEIGYPAHLVDENYNR